Proteins encoded together in one Synechococcus sp. BL107 window:
- a CDS encoding sodium:solute symporter family protein gives MAATTFSIDTPLYIAGLVGSRGLAGNWEWWSFGLAHVAMAVVFAPLWRRSGVLTDAAFTELRYGGAAAAWLRGIKAFLLALPVNCIGIGYAFLALRKVVEALGIVRGEPSFLGLSDTVWLLAIVAVLVVSYTVVGGLWAVVMTDLVQLVLALLGALAVAVAALHATGGMASLLDQLQSLNRPELLSLVPWTWDEKGFTWLDGAGISVPMFTAYIAVQWWSFRRSDGGGEFIQRMLATRDEQQARLAGWVFLVVNYLIRSWLWVVVALAALVLLPEQVDLELGYPKLAIDLLPPVALGLVVVSLVAAFMSTVSTSVNWGASYLTHDLYERFVRPQAGPRELLLVGQATTVLLLVLGVITALVSNSIGAVFRLVIAIGSGPGVVLVLRWFWWRVNAAAELSAMLCGFLVGVLTSITPLVRIDDYGVRLAVITGVSAAVWLTVMLCTPPESEDVLERFVRQVRPPGPGWAHLRHRFDVTPIESFPVMLQRFVWACGLLFGGLLGTGGFLLHQQITGWCGLSVLVVSFLFLRRPALAVHPSAE, from the coding sequence ATGGCGGCGACCACCTTTTCGATTGATACGCCGCTGTACATCGCAGGGCTCGTCGGTAGTCGTGGTTTGGCGGGCAACTGGGAATGGTGGAGTTTCGGGCTGGCCCACGTCGCGATGGCAGTGGTGTTTGCACCGCTTTGGCGACGGAGCGGCGTGTTAACCGATGCGGCCTTCACTGAATTGCGCTATGGCGGTGCTGCTGCTGCATGGCTTCGCGGGATTAAGGCGTTTCTCCTGGCGTTACCCGTGAACTGTATTGGGATCGGTTACGCGTTTCTGGCCCTGCGAAAAGTGGTGGAAGCGTTGGGGATTGTTCGAGGTGAGCCGAGCTTTTTGGGCCTGTCCGACACGGTGTGGCTGCTGGCCATCGTTGCCGTGTTGGTGGTCAGCTACACGGTTGTTGGAGGGCTTTGGGCGGTGGTGATGACGGATTTGGTACAGCTTGTGCTCGCCTTGCTGGGTGCCTTGGCGGTTGCTGTCGCTGCTTTGCACGCAACGGGTGGGATGGCCTCGCTGCTCGATCAACTTCAATCCCTCAACCGACCTGAATTGCTCTCCTTGGTTCCTTGGACGTGGGACGAGAAGGGCTTCACCTGGCTCGATGGCGCTGGCATCAGTGTGCCCATGTTCACCGCTTACATCGCCGTGCAGTGGTGGAGTTTTCGTCGCAGTGATGGTGGTGGTGAGTTCATCCAACGCATGCTGGCCACCCGTGATGAGCAGCAAGCACGGCTTGCTGGCTGGGTTTTTCTGGTTGTGAACTACTTGATTCGCAGCTGGCTCTGGGTGGTGGTGGCTTTAGCTGCGCTTGTTCTCTTGCCAGAACAAGTCGATTTAGAGCTTGGTTACCCAAAGCTGGCAATTGATCTTTTGCCACCTGTGGCGCTTGGGCTGGTGGTGGTGTCCCTGGTTGCCGCTTTTATGAGCACGGTGAGTACCTCCGTGAACTGGGGCGCCAGTTACCTCACCCATGATCTGTACGAACGGTTTGTTCGGCCCCAAGCTGGCCCACGGGAATTGCTCTTGGTTGGTCAGGCCACCACGGTGTTGCTACTCGTGCTTGGCGTGATCACGGCCTTAGTGAGCAACAGCATCGGGGCGGTGTTCCGACTCGTGATCGCGATTGGCTCTGGTCCAGGGGTTGTGTTGGTGTTGCGTTGGTTTTGGTGGAGGGTCAATGCTGCTGCTGAATTGTCCGCGATGCTCTGCGGCTTTCTCGTTGGAGTACTCACCTCGATCACACCCTTGGTACGCATCGATGATTACGGCGTGCGTCTGGCCGTAATCACGGGGGTTTCCGCTGCCGTATGGCTCACCGTGATGTTGTGCACTCCTCCGGAATCTGAGGATGTGCTTGAGCGATTTGTGCGCCAGGTGCGACCGCCGGGTCCTGGATGGGCCCATTTACGTCATCGCTTTGACGTCACTCCGATTGAAAGCTTCCCAGTGATGCTCCAGCGTTTTGTGTGGGCATGTGGCCTTCTATTCGGCGGATTGTTGGGCACCGGAGGATTCCTGTTGCACCAACAGATCACCGGCTGGTGTGGACTCAGTGTGCTGGTGGTGTCGTTTCTGTTTTTGCGTCGGCCAGCGCTTGCTGTCCACCCATCAGCAGAATGA